The nucleotide window GCTTCCCTAATCCCTGTCAAATTTGCATCTTTATAACAATGCTCTTCACTCTCAAATTTGCATATTTACAATAGTGTGATGACGAATGTATCAATTTTGTACAAACCATAATAGATCTACCTCCTATGACTTGAACATGAATTTTAACAGTGCATCAAACTGGAGCCCTCCATCATATTGTTTTAACAGTATAGTGCTCGAATCTGTATGACTGAATGAATAAAACCCAGTAAGTATGATCTATTTGTAACTTGGTCCAATAGAGTGGAGAAGAAAACCCaatccaagaatatgcattttcctGTACACAAATTTGGTCATCTTCTATTATCAAATTTGCATATCAGATGGCTGCAGGATAAGTATTGCATGATAAACAACAATATGAAACAAAACATATAGGCTCGGAAACAGTTTGGATTTTACAAGAGAAGATCTACTAAAGTAAATTCAGGTTTCATCAACGGCGGAGCTAGGATTTGGGAACGGGGTAGTCCTCCTCCAAAATTAAGTCGTTTCTATTAAAGAGGCGCTCTGATGTATCACCGTTGTCTAACTGATGCATTCAAAAAATAATTGGTAAATTCAGAAATTATGTAGTAAGTACTTGATCATTTTGGCCAAACCAAATCCTAGACTATCATGAAGTAAACCTGTCAATTACTTGTTCTGTACAATGCTCAAAAGCTTCGGGTTGATGTATATGGCAGGCAGGTATGCCTCCCCATTCCCATCTTTGTGTTTATTTCAGAGTCCCAAAAATTTAGGATCGAACAAATTCCCTGACTCTTAGATGGTCTTCAATATCCATTTCTTGTAAGCCTGCAAACACACTTCTGATATAACCGGGGTTCCGGGACAACAAGAAATATATCTAAAAGGTTGTGCTACATCATGAATACCACTTGTGTAGCTGTCGTAAGTAGTACTGAAGATGCCAGAGATGTTTATGGACTTCTAATAAAGCAAGTTATTCCAAGAAAAGGAATTTTTGAGGTGATAAGCTCTTTTAGCCAACCACCGTCCTCTATATGACAGCCATAGCATCATCATTATCCTACACTATCAATTATTCACTCTTCAACCTGTATTATCCTAGAGTCATACATACTTATCCTACTATGCTTCTCTTGATCCTCTTTTATTTGCTATAAAGCTCGCATTTGGGAACTTCTAAAAACATGCTTTCATTTTTCAAAAAAGAAGTAAATTTCTTTGGCAGGATCAAGCCAAATCAACCTCATCTGTCTTGGTCCCTAGCGCCCCTAGCCACCCAGATTTCAAATCTACCAATCAATCAACTTTATCGCAGCATGGTTGCCTCAATAATATTAACTAACTAGAATCCCCACTCATAACAGTTGCTGCAACCAAGTTAAGAACATCTAATCGAACAACTTCTAATTTTTCTCCCTGATTCTAAAATGACTCATACTTAAACTAGACTACTGAGCTACCTATGTATATTCAGGAATGGATGGAAATTAGGGATTAGCAGAAGTGGGTAATGGGGAGTATCTCAAATCAGAAATAAGCAGATATGAAAGCCGAAGTGGGGAATAGATCGTCTACCGGCACCGGCTTGCACTTGCAAGGGACCATCCACCGCGGCACAGCTGCCGCACATGGGCATTACAGGGCGCAGCGCAGTCGCACGCACAGGGTGGTGGGAGCCGCCGACGAGCGAGATGGAAAGGAAGGCACCAGGCGCGGAGGTTGCGACACATGATTGCCACAGCCGCCGATCTGGTGGAGGCAATTCCCGCGCCTCCGCGTCAGCCTTCGTCCGGCGCCCAGCAACCAGACCGAGCTTGAGCGGATCCTCGGGCACTTCGGCGACCGATTCGACGAGGAGGGGCTGAGAAGAGTGGGAAGAGTGCGAGACCTCGCGCCGGCGGTGGGgacgaagaggaggggcggcttgaggagagagagagagagttgtgGGCTTGTGGCCACCATGGAATAGGGAGCAGTGGGGAGAGGATAAGGGAAGGTAGGTGATGAGGCGAGGAGAACTGAGGGGGCGTCCGGTGTGTCTTTTTCTTTTACCTTCTCTTTTTTTAGTTGGTTTTTTTAGCCCTTTTGGTCAAGTTAGCATCCGGTCTTGTCCAATTTAGTTTTTTTTTATCAATAGATGATATTTCCGCCTCTATACATTTATTTTAACAGTAAAAATGATCTCTGATGTGcacgaggtatatatatttacaCAATAGCTACATGTTAGTCGCCTGACTTTTGAATTCGGGTCAGTCGATTTTGGTTGAAGGGAGAAACAggcgaagaggaggaagaagctCACCGGAGGGGAGGAAGAAGCTTGCTGGCAAGCTACCTCATCATCTATCTTAGGGTTGGGGTGGGGGAGGCAGCACGACAGGGGGGGGGGCGGCAGTACGGCGATGATGAAGATTCCCGAAGAAAAAACAGGCAAGGCccggggctagagggatggctgggggcggcggcggcacggcggTGGGAGGAGGTTCCAGGAAGGGCCGGACGGTGGTGGTTGCCGGTCCGGCCGGTGGTCCATGGGACGGCTGGGGAAAGAAATTGTCGGAGGTAGAAGAAACTCCCGAGGCTGAACAAGGTATGGTATTGTTCATTTTGCATCGGATGGCCGGAAAGAATCGACTGGCCCGGTTTATATTTCCATTTCCAGTCGATTTACACTTGGCCACTTCCATATTTTTATGTGTGTATGCCCTTATTGCATATAAATGAGTACAATTTATGTGTTAATGaagacgtgcgttgcacgtgcacgcTTACTAGCCTCCCTGAAAAGCCCAACGGCCCCAACGCTACCTTTTTCCTCTCTCGCGACGGCAGCGCATCTCTCGCGACGGCGGAGGTTGAGTGAGCAGCGGCATGCCTCTCtccttcttcatcttcctccttgTCACGCCCTCTCCTTCCTTTCTTCTCTCTCATGCTTGAGCTGCAAGCTATCGGAGTcatggcgggggcggcggcgatggcAGCGGACAAGTCATTGCCGCGTGCGGCAGCCAGTGCCTTGTAAATGGAGGCGCCTCTCTCCGGCCGGTACAACCGCAACTGTCATAGCGTAGGCGTCGGCTGCGCACGCGTGGATACGCGCGCGCCAGGCATAGTGTGCGTGCACTTGTTGTGCGTGGTGCACTTGTTGTGCGTGCTGTGTTTGCGCGCTGTGCTTGCCACACGGATCCGTGACCGTGAGTGTTGTTTGAGACTTTGAGTGCTGTGTGCGTGGCTGATTTGATTGATTTTTGTAATGCATCAGCTCAAAGGCGACAGGGAAAACATGAACGGGATCCCCTCTCCCAGAGTTTCTGTCCAATTTCTGTTTCACATGTTTGCTATATCCTAATGTTCCTACTATGAATTGCTTGACAGAAGCTGTGCATGTTGAGTTTTCTTAATTTTTCAGAACACTCCAATGGCCATCCCTAACCATGACTTATCCTTCCAACCAAACAAAATACAGGATAACATCATCCACACCAACCAAACAGAAAAATTGGCTATGCCTAGCCGGATGGTTGGGGGTACCCACATCCATTAAAATTATCCCATGAACCAAACACATCCCAACAGACCGTCACTGTCCCTCGTGACGCTCCCTCGTTCCCCTCCACCACAACGCCTCGCTCCCCTCTCGCGCCGCCGGCCGGCCACCCGTCTTCCCCacctccggccaccgccgccctACCCTCTCTCCCGCAGCCCACCGCCCCTCTCTCCCCATCGCCCCCTTTCTCTACCGTGCGGCCGCTCTCCACCCCGATCCACATCGAGCCGCCGACCAGCCTCACCCTAGCTCAGCCTCGCCGGCCACCCCCTCCCCTCCACGGCCGGCAGACTTCCCCAAAGCTGGCTGTCCTCCCCGCCGAGCCAGTGCGCCCCCGGACCCGAAACCCTAGCCGAGCTGCAGCAGCCGCCGCCGCGGGGCCTCATGGCGCAGTCCCATGACCAGGTGCTCGCCTCCGCCTCCCTCCTGCACCTTCCGGTGACCGTGCTCCCTGTCCCGCTCGGCGACCTCGCTGCTCCGACGACCCCAAGCTCCGCCTTAAAGGTAGCAGTTATCTCTCTTTTCCCTCCCGTCTAACCTCGATTCCGTCTTGTATACGCCTGCTTGCAACGTATCCGCGTTGAATGCGTCCTGTGGTTTTGGTCAGGTCATGATGCTGTTGCTAGGCGGTGGTTTTCCGTTGGCGGTGGTGCCTTCCGGTGGTTGTCTGTCATCGGAGTTCCTGGTGCCGCTCTTCTCTGACGATGATGCTGTGGATTGGCTGCTGATTTTGGTTTGGTCACGGTGGTTTTCCTGTGGTGGTGGTGCTGTCCATCGGAGCTGCTTCCGTTGCCCACCGGAGCTCCTGCCGCACCTTGTTCAGCTCCGTCACTGCCGACGTCATCAAGGTCGTGTTCCTGTTCTGATTCATCCCTATGCAACTTTGATTTCAGAAATATATAGATTGTCAGTTAGTTATTTTGTAGATCTGATGCATTTGAGAAATGAAGATTGTTCTGCTAATTGTGATTCGTTTAGTTAGTTCTTGTGTATAATTCTAATGCTTATCAAACAGGTGTCATTTTGTTTAGTAATTTGATTTGTTTGTTTCGTAATTCTGTGTAAATCTACTGTGATTTCTCTCTTGCTGTAAGGTTTGGTCAGTGTGGGTGTCGATGTAGATTGGAACAATATAAGTAATGTATTTTGTCTTACCGGAAATGTAAGTAAGTGGGGATCCCAACCTGTGtgttcttttatttatttacctTGTTTAATGAGTTTACCACTAAGATAGTAATTTAAATCCACATTAATTCATTGCTCTTGTAAAATTTTGATAATTGTGCTGACAAATCAAATCTGGAGCATTTGCAGCCACGTACATGCACATTATCTTTACTGTGTGGCATCACTTTTTTTTTGGTTCTGCTTTCTTCTGATAGCATAGGATTTTTTACCCACAGAATCTGTTGTTTTTTCATGTTGTGCACTTCTTTGCTGGTTGCGCCTTGGCGTTATAGTGAGTAGTAATATTGCTTGGCTGAAGGAAGCATGCAGAACATTTGTGAGACTTGCATTTTTTCCTGCTGTGTCATATTGGCATAAACTTACATAGAGCACGCTGATGCATAAGTATGCTCTTTGCTAGTATCAATCTACGCATTATTGCAATATATGACCTGTTTGTAGTAGAGAGGGATTTGATCTTGAATTGTTATGACGATCTCATCATCTTGGTCTGGTGCAGGCTTCCTGGCACGGCTCCATCTCTGACCGGCTGTGTACTGCGGCATCGCTTGCCTTCTGGGAGAAGGACCATTTGTAGATGCTCTGCCTTAGCGGCGACAACTAGGTCGACCTACTCCTGCTCATGGTTTTCGAGTCGCGCGACTAGTCGATGAGTCACAAAAATATATCGACTCAACTTGTTAGTGTCGACTCGAGTCGCGAGTCACGACTAGTCACAACTGCAGGCTCGACTTTTTCCGAGTCGCTACCCCAGAGCGACTCGGATGAGCCGCGACTTGAAAACCATGCTCCTGCTTCTCTGATGTCAACCATGGACAGGTTGCTGCTGATTGAGCCACTACCACGTCGCGGCATGAATGCCAGGTCCATGTCTTGCTCATCTCGTGTGTAGAAGTTTTCCCCTGTTTTGTGACTCAAGAATAGCCATATTTAGCAGTCCTGCTAAAGTGCAAATAGGTATTCACCAACAGCCATACTAGTGTGTAATGCTACTGTAGATTTGTAGTTGATCAATGTGTGCTTTAACTTGATTTTTTGCTCAGGTCCCGGTGATGTTGTGGTTGTGGTGGGTCCTCCGGTGGCGGTGCTGACATCCAGGGGTGCTGTGGTGGTGGTGCTGTCCACCGGATCTCCTGCTGGTGCTGTCGACGTCCGTGTCCGCTGAGCTGCTGCTGCTGGCGTCGACTACGACATGCTGCCCCTGCCTTCTTCGACTGGTACCTCCTACAGCACCGCGCCCCCACTGGCGTGCCACTGAAGGTCTCTCGTTCTCTCTCGATTACTCCCTATTTTCCTTGAACTGCGACTTGTAtgtatttttgtgtagaaatgcGGTTTGATTTTGTTTATACCTATCTGTGATGTAAAGGTTTTAGATCCAAGTGTTTTCTGGTTGCATCATACATATTGGTATTTGGTTTGTGCTGTCCACTAAAAAGATAGGTAATTTTCTAAGAAGATAAATTGATTGACTATGAGGAGATACCAGAATTATATGCCACTGTACTTGGCTGTTTTTCCACTTTATAGTGGTACACAATAGTCTTGATATACATATGCACCATTGTAGATCATTCATCTGCACTGAAACTTAAGCTTTTCTCCACTTTGAGGATTAAGTAAGTACTGTAGTAAGCAGTGGAGTTGATGTTTGATACCGAGGTGATGATGAACATGTGAATATGTAGTCTTTGTTGTATGTGTTTTGCTGGAATGATTTCCAGAGCAAAACAATGCTACATCCCTTGGTTACTCTTGATAGGCATGTCTTGATTGATCTGGTTCACTAGACACTGGTCTTGGTTAATTTGGTTCTAGTAATTGTTGCAGTTTAGTAAGTCCTTACTTTTTTTTGCTCTACTTGGCTTGATTAGGTGCTCTATCAAGTAGATTGGCTACTGTTTTGGTTTCAATTATTTATTTATTAGAATCATTGCTAGGTTGAACTGATCAATTGGTAGCATAATATTGATGATTTGCTCAAATACCAGTCCTTGTAGGTTTTGAGTTAGTCGATGGTCATTTTGCTCAAACTTGACTGCATATTGATCATGTGCCTGAGAGTAGTGATGACGGACTTTTACGGGGGTTTTACAGGGGTAGTTCCAGTTGGCAAAACGTGATTGGATAAGGAGGAGGGAGGCACCCCACCCCAGCTGaaaatcgggggggggggggggggggtcaatttAGATAGATGGAAGGAGTCTGTAAACGTCTGTATAGGGTCCGTGTGTTTAGCATTATCGCGTGCTTGACTATATGGCTCTGTCCTGGTTTTGGTTGAGTTTAATGTGGCTTAACCTTAACCATTCATTTAATGTGGCTTAACCTGGAGATTTGAGTTCTTCATATTTAATAGTACTAGCTAAATACCCGTGCGCTGCATGGAAAAACAAACAATTGTACTTCATCAAGGTGCGCGTGAAACGTGATATATGTAGTTTTCAACTATCAAGATAATGGTTGGTGTTCTTTCTCCGATAACTTCTTTGTCGGCAACCAACACATGACCTTCTGCCTCTCCATTTTTTTTTATTTCTTGCCATCCTCATTTTCCACCTAGGGTGTTCGTCTTTTGTTCTCCAACTCTTACCTGTTGCAAAAAATGATTGTTGGCGGTTATATCTATGTCTAAGTTCACATAGTCGTCTTCACCCACAGCCTTCGACTGTTGCGATCCTATGGCACACTCGTCCCAGTTTGGGCGCATGTGCTTTTCAAGAAGTGTGGTATGAAATAGCCACCAACATCAATTTCACTGGTATAAAAATCTCAATACAGACAAAAATTCATATGGTACTAAAAATTTAAAGTTGACAATATGGCGGTATCCCTTACATCATAGCGTTACTCGGCCGGCTTTTTTTAACATGGGAACTTACATGTGTTAATTCGTTTATTTTCCCTCCTGAGATTTATTTCTTTAGCCATGGATTTATTTCTTATACATTTTCCTTTATTCATTATTCATAAACTAAGAAAGAAATTTCTTCAATGCTGCTCATAAAAATTTTCTATGAAGTGGGGATTGTTATAAAAATATCCTTTTCTCATTTCTAAGTAATCTCTAAAAATGTTCATTTTTGTGCAAAATTGCTCTCACTGCCAAGAATGATGTTCATGGTATTAATTTATCTTTTCCACACTATTCATCTTTTGGAAAAGAAAAACTGATAGTAGCGGTTACTATATTTATTCAAATACTTCTAAAACATATTCCCATTGCCTAAGAGAAAAGTTGTTCACTGTTGGTCACATAATTGTTCATCTGTTGCTAAAAAACATTCCCATCCCCAAAACTTTTGTTCACTCTGATTCTGTGAATTCAATTTTATTTATGTAGATACACACTGGATTTTTATAAATGTTGAAAATCATTTGTGTAGGTATAGCTAGATTTTTTTAGGTACGTGTATCTAGATTTTCTTAGAGAAGCTTAGTTATTTTTTTAGAATCTGCAGCGTAGCTAATCACCATGACATTCTTTTAGGGCAGACAGCtagctttcttaatttaaaacaGCAGTGTATCTAGCTTTTTCTTCCAAGGCTAATCAGCCCTAGCTAATTGGTATTGCTGTGGGCCGGTGGTTACTTTTAGACCTTACCATTTTTGTGTATTGGATGTAGATGGAACGGTCTGAATATGTCCGATGATAAGTGTTGAGTGTTGAATGATGACGTACCACCATCACCAACTCCCATTTAATAGTAAAGATTTTGGTATTGCTGTAAGGTTGTGGCTGGTTGCACTTCTATTAGCTGATTTGGACTTGAATGATCAAACTTGGGTAAGCTCTTTCGTGATTCGACACAATGCTGGCTAAGATGAATTCTGCTCTGTTGCCTtgtatgagatgcaaatgctGATGCTTATCGAAAGATGCATTTCCTTTTTTTTTTTAGTGCTCTAAACCATCGCCTACTTGTTGCCTGACTTGGGAACTGTGTATCACCACTGAAACCAACCCTAAACTTGACCTTTAAATTAAATGAACAAGTAGTTAAGTGATTGACATTGTCTATGAAATCTGAATTCTACGACTTGATCATGTGGCCAGGATATGGTTCTTGATGCTGGTTTCTGATTTACTTGGTGTTTATACTAGCTGTCACTTCTTAGTCAATGTTATCCACATGTTGCTTTATTTTTGGTATGCCCATTGGGTTTTTGTCTCGGCTGGGCTATGTGCTGTGCGTCGGCTTTGAGGGCTGAAATAGATTGTAAGATGTGTCTTTCAAATTAACTTGTGTGCTTGGTTTGGTCGACTTAATCAACCTCAACCTTAAACCTGGCTTGTATTCAATGTTTGCTGAATCTGGAGCTTGACTTGTTTCTTAAACCAGATTTCTATTTAGTGTTGAGCTTCTATTTACTGGTTGCATTTGTTGGTCTAGTAGATAAAAGTGATTAATCTTTTGTGATTCAACACAATAGTGCCTTATATATAGGGATAAATTGCTGGTGTTTTGTGTTTGAAATGCATGTCCTGCTGCTTATTTATCTGGCTAGCTAGTTTGTTTATGATGCCACGTTGGCACGTAAACGGCTTCAAATCCATCAGCCTGGTAGCGTTTGTGCTCCTGCAAATTGCTTCAGCAAGTGCTTATCTAAACCAGTAATGTTCCTTGTGTTCATCGCTAGATAGAGTATTTCCAGATTATTGAGATTTGATCCGCTATGCTACTGTTTCATTACAGGTTCGTTTTTGGATAAATTCGGTGCTTTTGGAGAATGAGATGCTTGTGTGGACTAGAAGGAACAAGGGCTTGACATTCCTCGCTCGCCGGCTGTCTATGCGGCTCATTGCCTCCGGCTGCTTGGGTGCCCAAGTTCTCGCAGCAGTGCTTTGGTTGCGGCCTATATAATATTTTGGTCCTGGTAATGTCAAGTAGCAGTTGGCATGGTGGTAGCATCGTTCTTGTGATGCTCCAGGTTCAGGCGCTGTAATGGCTTAGTAGTATTTCTGATGTGTCTTGTTTGGGGCCCTGTTTGACTTTTGGGGATGATGACTGGCTACCTTGGTTCCGGCTTTGCTTTTATTCTAATTGTAAAGAAAAGGGTCTTGCGATGATGGATCGATGTTGTTGTATCAGTTCATCATCGGATATTGATCTGTTCATAATATTATTGGCAAGCGAGTATTCATCTTGTGGCAatctaatactccctccgtcccaaaataagtgactcaactttgcaTCAAGCTatcaaagttagtgcaaagttgagtcacttattttgggatggagggagtatgattcAGCTGCTGTTGATCTGTGATCCGACTTTTGATAGCTTGATCACTATAAATGGAGTACTAGAGTCGTTTAATGTACCGGTCTGTTGAAGTGGCATGTTTATGGGACTAGTAAGTGTGCACGTGCAACGTATGTCTACATAAATATTACTACAGATGTGAGCCTATTTGTGGAGGTCTCTGCTCAAGAAAGATACTGACACCTGTGTCAGTCATGGAAGTCCGTTCTTGAGAAAGAAAAGGCCCCCATGTCGATTGCTCGAGTGACACGAATGGCGACCCCAGCGCCTCCCTTCCCTCCTATCTTGCTGTCATTGGTGGAAACTGTTTGGCAAATTGGTGTAtgttgtgaatttgatatgtcGTAAAATATAGTAAGGAAGAACATGTAATGTGGCTCAACATTTTACTATGTGTGGTACAATCTCTCTGTATCATATAACAGATACTCTCCATTGGCACCATGTTCTTCAAATGCTTGGCGATAACCAGCAAGGTTTATCCCTTCCAACTGTAACCCCACATCCTGCAAGTAAAAAACTACTTTATCAAGACAACACAAGAGTATTTTGAATTATAAGCAGCAATCTAGAGCTTGCACTATTATAATTCTCTTACTTGAAAATGATCTATGCTTATCTAAGTGAAGAAATGATAAGTTTGATTAAAAATTGCAGAGCACAATTGTTTGTTTTTTTTGCAATTCCAGAGTGTTATTTCTTGCAATCTTGAAAATGCTTCTATTGCAAATTAACAACATTGAACAATTTGTCATAAAAACTGCAATATTCAGAAGAGAATCATTCATTTCCATACAATCCTATACTGAAAAAAATGCACTCTTTCGACTCGTTTCCAAAACATACAGGGTAACATGAACATTTCAATTAAAGAGTTACCACACCTTTCTCATTTGAAAATTTATAGTAGCACAATGCTTGTGTGTTGCTGCCACTGAAGCCACGAGTAGTCCTGTGAGTAAAAGATGGCTGAAACACGCTGTAACGTTTTATTAAACCATTTCTCTATCTTTGTTAGCTAGTTACTGTTTTTGTAATAAGATTTGTAGTTCATGGACTGATGGGGCTTGTCTGGTTTCCAAACTCCTAGACGATGTAATTCCTATTTGAGTTTAATAAAGCTAGCCATGATGGCCTTCCTTCAAAAAAACCATTTCTCTATCTTATGCGaatattgtactccctccgtctcataatataagagtATTTTTATGTATGTGTTAAACTTCATGGAATTGCTGAAGAAAATTCAACATTTCCTTGACTAGCACAGCGCCCATGTGTATCTGCTATTGAGTGAAGCCAAGAAAAGCGAGTATTGAAGCAAGAGTGTCAAAATAATTAGACAGGACAGCTTAGATCACAGTGCAAATAATGATGAATAAGCTATATATAGTTCATCATAACGATAGCAACTTGGTTTACACACAAATTTAACAAGGCCAAGCAAGCAAGCTAGGCACGGAGACGTGCATAAGAGTAGCTCAAGGCAACCAAACATGCATGCTGAAGAATGTCATCCAGTCTAGATAATACTACAATGCAGGATGCTCATTAATTAGAACATCATAACACACAGCAGGAAGCATAGTACTATGGTCCAACTTCACAGCTGATAATATCACACACAAGCTTGCCCGCCGCGACTCACTCTTCAGTGTGCATCTTGTTGAGTTTCTCCACAAGCTCCACGTCTTTCTCGGAACTGAGGACGAAGTCCATCTCTAGCATGTCATCCACGTGGCAGGTACCGTCATGGGTGATATCGTGCGGGATGTATTTGGCGTCATCTGGATACACGATTTTCCTTGCGGTAAGCACGCCAGAGTAGCAACGGCCTATCAAAAAATTAAACCCGACCATGCATGGTTCAGTGAGACTACTACAACACACGATAATAAAAAGCCAATCAGCCGTGCCGCAGAGAAACTAGAGGGGGCTTACCTGCATACTCATAGGGTAGAGGGCAGCAGGTCTCTGGCCTTGGCCCACCTGAGAACAAAAACTCGGCGAAGAATAGCGTCCTCTGAAGCTGCAAATCAGAAGTAGCAGTGAAGTTCACGCGGTAGCACATCTTACCCGAGGGGGGGCAGCTTTGGTTGATTTCCTCCACGCCACAGATAATATCAAGTTTATACTGTGGTTCCTACAACAAGCAAGCAAGTCAAGTAAGAGAGTAGGCCAAATGAAGGCAATTAAAGCAAATCTACATAGCTGCCAAGGATACCTACCCAAAAATGCTGGGTCGTGTAATCCTTCAGCACCTGTTCAATCTTTGAACGGAACCAGCTCCTCCCCTCCTCATACTGTGATCTCATGCTAGACACCAACCTCCGAGACTCTGGAAAAAGATCAGGAGCTTGCTCATAGCAGCCGACACGAACCTTCGAGTATCTGCTCCACATGCCCCTAATATGAAGTGTCATGTCATCAAGGCGCAACACGGTACCGTCAGTTCGAGCCTCGGTCATAAAGGAGAGCAGCACGCTTCGCTGCTCGGGGAACACCACCAGCAGCCGGTGCAGTTCACCCAGCTGAAGCGGTAGAGGGTGTCCAGCGGCCTTGGCAGCTTCATGGAAGTGGTTCTTTTTAATCATCTTTAGCGATGATTGTAACATGTCAACAATGTCGCATTTTGTACCGCAGAGCAACTCTAGAGCACAAGCCTCTGTTGAGAACTGGGGGCCGGCGAATGTGGCGAGCTCCATAAGGCCCTTGAGGGAGTGGACCTGTGTGCGGAGCAGAGATAGGGGGTCAAGTATGTCATTGTATTGCTCAATCTTGCTGCCTTCAGACGCTGGGAGAGGACCGCCAAGGAAGTTGTACCAAATGGAGTTGACGATGATGTTAGAGACAGGGTCCATGGAGCCGTAGCAGTGGCCGGCCATGAGGAAGCCACACATAGGCGAGCCCGATGGTGTGGGCAGCAGCTTGAGCGCCTTGATGCAGAAGTTGTGAATCATACCGTGGAGGCGCATCTTGAGAGTCTGCAGGTAATCGCAGGCGTCAACGCTGCACGGGGTCTTCTTCAAATATTGTTCCAGGCCATCCGCTCTTCCCAGGCAACGTTGCAGCTTGTCAGACAGTCCGCACTGCAGCGACGAGATGGGTTTTCCGTCCCAGCAGAGGGCGGTGGCGGTGTCCTCTGTAGTGGAGGGGGGGGTCGACCACACAGCGTCGAGGTTCTTACGGACATGGAGAATTGGCCCTTTTCTGCTTATGGTGGCAACACAGGGCGGGCTCATCATCATGCGCAATATGCGGTCTATGGCTCCGACATCATCAACCTTGAGAGGGCCATCTGCTGCTGAAAAGAGTAGCTTCTCCAGAAGGTGAAAGTCGTCCTCTTTGAGCCGGGATGACATGAGCTGAGTCAAAACGCCGGGCGAAGGGTGACCTGCCATGGTGGCCGCCCACTCGAGGGCAGCCTGCGTCCTGTCGGATTCAGGGTCCAGTACTGCTTCTTCACCCTCCACATAGAGATCGTGTTGGATGAGCATGACGGCGAGGCTGAGATTGGCGTCGGCCCAGTAGAGGTAGCGGGCGGCCTGTTCCTTTTCGAGGCATCCGAAGTATACCATGAGGAAGGCCAGGAGACTTTGGCAGGACCTGTTTGCAATTTCGTGCCAGTCGTTG belongs to Triticum urartu cultivar G1812 chromosome 7, Tu2.1, whole genome shotgun sequence and includes:
- the LOC125519842 gene encoding uncharacterized protein LOC125519842 isoform X2, with amino-acid sequence MASGSTCSGSVPLGRRGLVSCAHSLDCRADDAPPLPPDLEKVVYELIVGFYDQAFDRLPCERIPGLLDLLATGGCGTCLGLLDPVSNIILNTLALLPEGAAAAASPAPPATKKSKRLVRNDWHEIANRSCQSLLAFLMVYFGCLEKEQAARYLYWADANLSLAVMLIQHDLYVEGEEAVLDPESDRTQAALEWAATMAGHPSPGVLTQLMSSRLKEDDFHLLEKLLFSAADGPLKVDDVGAIDRILRMMMSPPCVATISRKGPILHVRKNLDAVWSTPPSTTEDTATALCWDGKPISSLQCGLSDKLQRCLGRADGLEQYLKKTPCSVDACDYLQTLKMRLHGMIHNFCIKALKLLPTPSGSPMCGFLMAGHCYGSMDPVSNIIVNSIWYNFLGGPLPASEGSKIEQYNDILDPLSLLRTQVHSLKGLMELATFAGPQFSTEACALELLCGTKCDIVDMLQSSLKMIKKNHFHEAAKAAGHPLPLQLGELHRLLVVFPEQRSVLLSFMTEARTDGTVLRLDDMTLHIRGMWSRYSKVRVGCYEQAPDLFPESRRLVSSMRSQYEEGRSWFRSKIEQVLKDYTTQHFWEPQYKLDIICGVEEINQSCPPSGKMCYRVNFTATSDLQLQRTLFFAEFLFSGGPRPETCCPLPYEYAGRCYSGVLTARKIVYPDDAKYIPHDITHDGTCHVDDMLEMDFVLSSEKDVELVEKLNKMHTEEMWGYSWKG
- the LOC125521099 gene encoding uncharacterized protein LOC125521099, which produces MAQSHDQVLASASLLHLPVTVLPVPLGDLAAPTTPSSALKVMMLLLGGGFPLAVVPSGGCLSSEFLVPLFSDDDAVDWLLILVWSRWFSCGGGAVHRSCFRCPPELLPHLVQLRHCRRHQGPGDVVVVVGPPVAVLTSRGAVVVVLSTGSPAGAVDVRVR
- the LOC125519842 gene encoding uncharacterized protein LOC125519842 isoform X1, producing MASGSTCSGSVPLGRRGLVSCAHSLDCRADDAPPLPPDLEKVVYELIVGFYDQAFDRLPCERIPGLLDLLATGGCGTCLGLLDPVSNIILNTLALLPEGAAAAASPAPPATKKSKRLVRNDWHEIANRSCQSLLAFLMVYFGCLEKEQAARYLYWADANLSLAVMLIQHDLYVEGEEAVLDPESDRTQAALEWAATMAGHPSPGVLTQLMSSRLKEDDFHLLEKLLFSAADGPLKVDDVGAIDRILRMMMSPPCVATISRKGPILHVRKNLDAVWSTPPSTTEDTATALCWDGKPISSLQCGLSDKLQRCLGRADGLEQYLKKTPCSVDACDYLQTLKMRLHGMIHNFCIKALKLLPTPSGSPMCGFLMAGHCYGSMDPVSNIIVNSIWYNFLGGPLPASEGSKIEQYNDILDPLSLLRTQVHSLKGLMELATFAGPQFSTEACALELLCGTKCDIVDMLQSSLKMIKKNHFHEAAKAAGHPLPLQLGELHRLLVVFPEQRSVLLSFMTEARTDGTVLRLDDMTLHIRGMWSRYSKVRVGCYEQAPDLFPESRRLVSSMRSQYEEGRSWFRSKIEQVLKDYTTQHFWEPQYKLDIICGVEEINQSCPPSGKMCYRVNFTATSDLQLQRTLFFAEFLFSGGPRPETCCPLPYEYAGRCYSGVLTARKIVYPDDAKYIPHDITHDGTCHVDDMLEMDFVLSSEKDVELVEKLNKMHTEETTRGFSGSNTQALCYYKFSNEKGVVTL